A window of the Leucothrix mucor DSM 2157 genome harbors these coding sequences:
- a CDS encoding nucleotidyl transferase AbiEii/AbiGii toxin family protein yields MSVNSRLSPDWLAALSIIKTQADSLGIPFMVIGASARDILLNLWSISPTRATRDVDLAIEIASWGRFEELRNALVATGSFQSNNQLQRLTFEGHLPIDLVPYGAIERSNSEISWPPDHAVLMSVAGMKDAFDSSLTLPLSESPNPLEIHVASAAGIALLKLIAWEDRKLSTTKDAEDLYFLLRHYIDLGNQNHLQSDHEDLFEDFDSAHARLLGRDLLEICSSETLLAVKSILDRETASSNESILVRDMLPRRAESDQISLCRKWLTAMWAEMFEMDTF; encoded by the coding sequence ATGTCAGTGAATAGTCGTCTGAGCCCTGACTGGCTGGCAGCGTTGAGCATTATAAAAACTCAGGCCGATAGTCTTGGGATTCCGTTTATGGTCATTGGCGCTTCGGCGAGAGATATACTGCTCAATTTGTGGAGTATCTCACCAACTCGTGCCACCAGAGATGTTGATTTAGCGATAGAAATCGCAAGCTGGGGGCGCTTTGAGGAATTAAGAAACGCTCTCGTTGCCACAGGATCTTTTCAATCTAACAATCAACTGCAAAGGCTTACTTTCGAAGGCCATCTACCAATTGATCTGGTGCCTTATGGTGCTATCGAGCGCTCAAACTCGGAAATATCCTGGCCACCAGATCATGCTGTTCTCATGTCAGTTGCGGGAATGAAAGATGCCTTTGATTCATCGTTAACGCTGCCACTTTCTGAATCACCTAACCCGCTGGAAATACATGTCGCTTCTGCTGCTGGTATAGCGTTACTCAAGCTGATTGCATGGGAAGATCGTAAATTGAGTACAACCAAGGATGCAGAGGATCTGTATTTTCTCCTGCGTCATTACATCGACCTTGGTAATCAGAATCACTTGCAGAGCGATCATGAGGATTTGTTTGAGGACTTTGATAGTGCGCATGCACGCTTACTTGGTAGAGATCTTTTGGAGATTTGTAGCTCTGAGACTTTGCTTGCTGTTAAGTCAATTTTAGATAGAGAAACGGCTTCCTCAAATGAATCGATACTTGTACGAGATATGCTGCCCAGACGCGCGGAATCCGACCAAATTTCACTTTGTAGAAAATGGCTGACGGCCATGTGGGCAGAGATGTTTGAGATGGACACCTTCTAA
- a CDS encoding type II toxin-antitoxin system VapC family toxin, whose product MYGVENSEPTTQAARRAQLELFLQNLTVLPWPEEAGRHYGHIRSMLRRNGTPNQVTA is encoded by the coding sequence ATGTATGGCGTAGAAAATAGCGAGCCCACAACACAAGCAGCCCGCAGAGCACAGCTTGAGTTGTTTTTGCAAAACTTAACGGTGCTGCCTTGGCCTGAAGAAGCGGGTAGACACTATGGCCACATTCGCTCAATGCTACGTCGCAATGGCACTCCCAATCAAGTCACCGCATGA
- a CDS encoding metalloregulator ArsR/SmtB family transcription factor — MDNINLVFEALSSTPRRRILSYLSATSLTAGEIAERFDMSKPALSKHLKILQTANLIVGEKKGQFMHYSLNRDNLVSSLHDFTANFCPVGSGIKKESRKLASDSAENTQGN, encoded by the coding sequence ATGGATAATATCAACCTAGTATTTGAAGCACTTTCCTCAACCCCTCGCCGCCGTATTCTGAGTTATTTATCGGCGACCAGCTTAACCGCAGGAGAGATCGCAGAACGTTTTGACATGAGCAAACCCGCGCTCTCAAAACACCTCAAAATATTACAAACGGCCAACCTCATCGTCGGGGAGAAAAAAGGCCAGTTTATGCATTACAGTTTGAATCGCGACAATCTGGTCAGCAGCCTGCACGACTTCACCGCAAACTTTTGTCCGGTCGGCTCTGGTATCAAAAAAGAAAGTAGAAAGCTGGCCAGCGATAGCGCCGAAAACACTCAAGGAAACTAA
- a CDS encoding TIGR00730 family Rossman fold protein, whose amino-acid sequence MKRICVYCGSSIGKRPEYATAAKALGKALVDRNIGLVYGGASVGIMGLIANTVLELGGEVIGIIPQAIADKEIAHTGLTELKVVANMHERKAMMADYSDGFIALPGGMGTLEELFEVLTWAQLGFHQKPCGVLNVDGYYDHLIAFLEHAVDQEYLKSQHFGMLQTATEPDALLELLSRYQAPVDGKWITRKDL is encoded by the coding sequence ATGAAACGAATCTGTGTTTACTGCGGCTCCAGTATCGGCAAGCGCCCCGAATATGCCACTGCCGCAAAAGCCTTAGGCAAAGCCCTTGTCGATCGTAATATCGGTTTAGTTTACGGCGGGGCCAGCGTCGGCATTATGGGCTTAATCGCCAATACTGTATTGGAGTTAGGTGGCGAAGTGATTGGCATTATCCCTCAAGCGATTGCCGATAAAGAGATCGCCCACACGGGTTTAACCGAGTTAAAAGTCGTCGCCAATATGCACGAGCGCAAGGCGATGATGGCGGATTACTCCGATGGCTTTATCGCATTGCCAGGCGGCATGGGCACTTTGGAAGAGTTGTTCGAAGTGCTGACTTGGGCACAGTTGGGCTTTCATCAAAAGCCTTGTGGCGTGCTAAATGTGGATGGCTATTACGATCATCTGATTGCCTTTTTAGAGCACGCAGTAGATCAGGAGTATCTGAAATCGCAGCACTTTGGCATGTTGCAAACCGCCACTGAGCCGGATGCTTTGCTGGAGCTATTAAGCCGTTACCAAGCGCCGGTCGATGGCAAATGGATTACCCGCAAAGATCTGTAA
- a CDS encoding chalcone isomerase family protein: protein MKHAFALATLLLVSLNSSPLFANTSLSNTPLKTVGKAEMRWLMFPLYQISLKTPDGRYQENRFPQVLDITYRRDIDKRDLLTATDQQWQRLGLPQAQRQSWINQLHAIWPTVKSGDQLGFKLDSQGKNYFTYNGKNIGGVADAQFGQSFLAIWLSPKTSQPGIRQRLIGPNS, encoded by the coding sequence ATGAAACACGCTTTCGCACTGGCCACACTATTACTCGTCAGCTTAAACAGCAGCCCGCTATTCGCCAACACCTCACTTTCCAATACACCACTGAAAACCGTTGGAAAAGCAGAAATGCGCTGGCTCATGTTCCCGCTGTATCAGATCTCATTAAAAACACCCGATGGGCGCTATCAGGAAAACCGCTTCCCGCAAGTGCTTGATATTACTTATCGTAGAGACATCGACAAGCGTGATCTACTAACCGCTACCGACCAGCAATGGCAACGCCTTGGCTTACCACAAGCACAACGCCAAAGCTGGATTAATCAGCTGCATGCCATTTGGCCAACGGTTAAATCCGGTGATCAATTAGGCTTTAAGCTCGATAGCCAAGGTAAGAATTACTTTACTTACAATGGGAAAAATATCGGCGGTGTTGCGGATGCGCAATTTGGGCAATCGTTTCTGGCAATTTGGCTCTCGCCGAAGACCTCACAGCCCGGTATTCGCCAACGCTTGATTGGCCCGAATTCATAA
- a CDS encoding metallophosphatase domain-containing protein, producing the protein MKITVISDTHSLHRQFNQLEGDVLIHCGDMFNLWDKDPSQITELDEWFSQQKFDLILCTGGNHDHALEDYIQQNANPFKHAVFLQDASYQYKGVNFYGAPWVPDLSSHAFYQSSRDLVTKWSKIPVETDVLITHTPPSGILDRSSRGLELGCEFLSRELVRVAPKLHCFGHVHASPGMVKQGRTTYINASSVNSQIELVRKPLVFEI; encoded by the coding sequence ATGAAAATTACAGTGATCAGCGACACGCACAGTCTGCACCGGCAGTTCAATCAACTCGAAGGCGACGTGTTAATTCACTGTGGTGATATGTTCAATCTGTGGGATAAAGATCCATCACAAATCACTGAGCTGGATGAGTGGTTTAGCCAGCAGAAATTTGACCTGATCCTATGCACTGGCGGTAATCATGATCACGCGTTAGAGGATTATATACAGCAGAATGCTAATCCATTTAAGCATGCCGTATTCCTTCAGGATGCCAGCTATCAATACAAGGGCGTGAACTTCTACGGCGCGCCTTGGGTACCTGATTTAAGCAGTCATGCCTTTTATCAAAGCAGTCGTGATTTAGTAACGAAGTGGTCGAAAATTCCTGTCGAAACTGATGTACTGATTACCCACACCCCGCCTTCTGGCATACTCGACCGCTCCAGTCGAGGCTTGGAGTTGGGCTGTGAGTTTCTCTCCAGAGAACTGGTGAGAGTCGCGCCTAAACTGCATTGCTTTGGGCATGTGCATGCCAGCCCCGGAATGGTCAAACAAGGCCGAACCACGTATATCAATGCCTCATCGGTGAATAGCCAGATTGAGTTAGTGCGCAAGCCGTTGGTTTTTGAGATTTAA
- a CDS encoding type II toxin-antitoxin system VapB family antitoxin: MRVNIELDEALISEAFALTGLKTRRELVNFALQELVRHKKQSASKSLCDAFNELHQLELADNPFPETKRENRPNPFP, encoded by the coding sequence ATGCGAGTTAATATCGAATTGGATGAGGCGCTTATCAGTGAGGCATTTGCTTTGACAGGTCTCAAAACCAGACGCGAACTAGTCAACTTCGCTCTGCAGGAGTTAGTCCGTCATAAAAAGCAGTCTGCCAGTAAAAGCCTGTGTGATGCTTTCAACGAGCTACATCAGCTTGAATTGGCGGATAACCCATTTCCCGAAACTAAGCGTGAAAATCGCCCGAATCCTTTCCCCTGA
- a CDS encoding formylglycine-generating enzyme family protein, whose protein sequence is MESYIRQHKIYPDEFPESWASGWGEDEFGLWMAFTYKGIQQKFRWCEPGEFLMGSPQKETYRRPDESLHNVILSKGFWIADTTVTQALWMEVVNNNPSRFQGESRPVENVSWNDAQEFIVKMNDMKSELKLRLPTEAEWEYACRAGSKTPFCWGEQINSDLVNFEGTYPYKGGEISEYREHTVDVKSFHQNDWGLWQMHGNVSEWCQDWYGDYLRLPKKSPLMSAKSEGKLIRGGSWFTGGWQCRSAFRASRPPQTRSDTIGFRLIREC, encoded by the coding sequence ATGGAATCCTACATCCGCCAACACAAAATTTACCCTGACGAATTCCCTGAAAGCTGGGCTTCCGGTTGGGGTGAGGATGAGTTTGGCCTGTGGATGGCGTTTACTTATAAAGGTATACAGCAGAAATTCCGTTGGTGTGAACCAGGAGAGTTTTTGATGGGGTCGCCACAAAAAGAAACGTATAGGAGGCCTGACGAATCACTGCATAACGTTATCCTAAGCAAAGGATTCTGGATTGCTGATACTACTGTGACTCAAGCGCTTTGGATGGAAGTAGTAAATAATAATCCTAGCCGTTTTCAAGGTGAAAGCCGTCCGGTTGAGAACGTCAGTTGGAATGACGCCCAAGAATTCATTGTCAAAATGAATGATATGAAGTCTGAACTAAAGCTTCGATTACCGACTGAAGCTGAATGGGAATATGCCTGTCGAGCAGGTAGTAAAACACCTTTTTGTTGGGGTGAGCAGATTAACTCTGATTTGGTTAATTTTGAGGGCACCTATCCGTATAAAGGAGGCGAAATAAGCGAATACCGAGAACATACGGTAGATGTTAAATCGTTTCACCAAAATGATTGGGGCCTATGGCAAATGCATGGGAATGTGAGTGAATGGTGCCAAGATTGGTACGGTGACTATTTGAGATTGCCAAAAAAATCCCCACTAATGTCGGCAAAGAGTGAAGGGAAATTAATACGTGGTGGTTCGTGGTTCACTGGTGGCTGGCAATGTCGCTCAGCTTTTCGTGCTAGCCGACCCCCTCAGACTAGATCAGATACTATCGGATTCCGGCTTATCCGTGAGTGCTAA
- a CDS encoding CU044_2847 family protein → MSKQYVVYEIEGEKVYVEAESTGSDVDEEISNGSDEPIDGGKFEKAIQGIKPVAKSVLGMLKDLSDPSEVEIEMGVKLGAKAGVILASVDSEATMVIKLKWQRKAQNVGKSE, encoded by the coding sequence ATGTCAAAACAGTATGTTGTATACGAGATTGAAGGCGAAAAAGTCTATGTAGAAGCTGAGTCTACCGGATCTGATGTTGATGAAGAAATTAGCAATGGAAGCGATGAACCCATTGATGGTGGTAAATTTGAAAAGGCTATTCAAGGCATAAAGCCTGTTGCTAAATCAGTTCTAGGCATGCTCAAAGATCTAAGCGATCCTTCAGAAGTTGAAATAGAAATGGGTGTTAAACTTGGCGCAAAAGCTGGTGTAATTCTAGCGTCAGTAGATAGTGAAGCGACTATGGTCATAAAACTAAAATGGCAGAGAAAAGCTCAGAATGTCGGAAAATCTGAATAA
- a CDS encoding TraR/DksA family transcriptional regulator, translating into MIATQKAALLALETELSERLKNLQADMMKPHDQDSSEQVVERENDEVVDRLANETQDELVQIKHALAAIQAGTYGECEQCGEDIAPARLESIPYASKCVKCA; encoded by the coding sequence ATGATTGCTACACAAAAAGCGGCGTTACTAGCACTGGAAACGGAGCTATCGGAGCGCCTTAAAAACTTGCAGGCCGATATGATGAAGCCTCATGATCAGGACTCCTCAGAGCAGGTCGTTGAGCGGGAGAATGATGAAGTAGTTGATCGGCTTGCTAATGAAACGCAGGATGAGTTAGTGCAGATAAAACATGCGCTTGCTGCAATTCAGGCTGGGACTTATGGTGAATGTGAGCAGTGTGGCGAAGACATTGCACCCGCTCGTTTAGAGAGTATTCCGTATGCTAGTAAGTGTGTGAAGTGCGCTTGA
- the kynU gene encoding kynureninase, whose translation MGVTLPRKELFDIPEGMIYLDGNSLGPLPKVVPARVAEVISAEWGQQLIKGWNVSQWMQQPARVGNQVAKLIGAPDDSVVIGDTLSIKVFQALAAALKMRPERKVILSDNGNFPTDLYMAEGLIDTIGKDYELRVVDPESVIDAIDESVAVVMLTQVDYRSGRMHDMQQITQKAHQAGAVMLWDLAHSAGAVPLDLQASNCEFAVGCTYKYLNGGPGAPAFIYVRPDLMADVKPALAGWMGHDSPFAFEQNYRPAASIERMRVGTPPVMQVSALEAALSVWEGVDMQELRAASIALSERFISEVGARCPALTLASPRDPTVRGSQVSFAYEHGYAVMQALIDRQVIGDFRAPNLMRFGFTPLYIDVADVVAAVDVLEEIIEGRLWDDAKYRVAHAVT comes from the coding sequence ATGGGTGTTACCCTCCCTAGAAAAGAACTGTTCGATATTCCGGAAGGCATGATTTACCTCGATGGTAATTCGTTGGGCCCGCTGCCAAAAGTGGTGCCTGCGCGCGTTGCGGAAGTGATTAGTGCCGAGTGGGGCCAGCAGCTGATTAAAGGTTGGAACGTGTCGCAATGGATGCAGCAACCGGCTCGGGTTGGCAACCAAGTAGCGAAGTTGATTGGCGCGCCAGATGACAGCGTGGTGATTGGCGATACGCTCTCCATTAAAGTGTTTCAGGCGCTGGCGGCGGCATTAAAAATGCGACCAGAGCGCAAAGTAATTCTTTCTGATAATGGCAACTTCCCTACCGATTTATATATGGCGGAGGGGTTGATTGACACCATCGGCAAAGATTATGAATTGCGTGTGGTTGATCCCGAAAGCGTGATTGATGCCATCGATGAATCGGTTGCCGTGGTGATGCTAACGCAAGTTGATTACCGCTCCGGACGTATGCACGACATGCAGCAGATCACTCAAAAAGCGCATCAGGCTGGCGCGGTGATGTTGTGGGACCTTGCGCATAGTGCAGGCGCAGTGCCATTAGATTTGCAAGCGAGCAATTGTGAATTTGCCGTGGGCTGTACTTATAAATACCTCAATGGCGGCCCCGGTGCACCGGCCTTTATTTATGTGCGACCTGATTTGATGGCTGATGTTAAGCCCGCACTGGCAGGGTGGATGGGGCATGATTCGCCGTTTGCTTTTGAGCAGAATTACCGCCCGGCGGCTTCGATTGAGCGCATGCGGGTTGGCACGCCGCCAGTGATGCAAGTGAGTGCATTAGAAGCGGCGCTGAGTGTTTGGGAAGGTGTTGATATGCAGGAATTGCGAGCGGCGAGTATTGCGCTATCGGAGCGGTTTATATCCGAGGTGGGGGCGCGCTGTCCGGCGTTAACGCTAGCGAGTCCGCGCGATCCTACGGTAAGAGGTTCGCAAGTGTCGTTTGCGTATGAGCATGGCTATGCGGTGATGCAGGCCTTGATTGATCGGCAGGTGATTGGTGATTTTCGTGCGCCTAATTTGATGCGGTTTGGGTTTACGCCGTTGTATATTGATGTGGCGGATGTGGTTGCGGCGGTGGATGTGTTGGAGGAAATTATTGAGGGGCGGCTTTGGGATGATGCTAAGTATCGGGTTGCTCATGCGGTGACTTGA
- a CDS encoding DUF2189 domain-containing protein has product MSNSNDESNLPIIAPSRTIGLDAPLRWLKLGWQDFRSIPRLSLSYGFVMLLIALLVAWVAWQAHSLVLAIALTGGFFFIGPALAIGLYSMSRQLESGITPTFMRGVREGRKNMSNELVLSLMFLIVFLLWARAASMVHIFFPSFGNATASDLSLFLGIGSAVGAIFAGVVFCVGAFSIPMLLDRKVDAVTVVLSSISAVLRNKVVMAAWGLVIVVSVLLGIALGFVGLAVTLPVIGHATWHAYQEVIDASAWERNPGVGEQ; this is encoded by the coding sequence ATGAGTAATTCAAACGATGAAAGCAATCTCCCCATCATTGCACCATCGCGGACTATCGGGTTGGATGCACCGTTGCGGTGGCTAAAGCTCGGCTGGCAAGATTTCAGGAGCATTCCACGGCTCAGCCTGAGCTACGGATTCGTCATGTTACTAATTGCCTTACTTGTGGCTTGGGTCGCGTGGCAAGCGCACAGTCTGGTACTTGCCATCGCGCTCACCGGAGGTTTTTTCTTTATCGGTCCAGCCCTCGCCATCGGCCTTTACTCCATGAGTCGACAGCTGGAAAGTGGTATTACTCCCACGTTCATGCGCGGCGTGCGAGAAGGACGTAAAAACATGAGCAATGAGCTGGTTCTGTCATTAATGTTCCTGATTGTGTTTTTACTTTGGGCGCGTGCGGCGTCGATGGTGCATATATTCTTTCCCAGCTTTGGTAATGCAACGGCATCGGACCTCAGTTTGTTTTTAGGGATCGGCAGCGCCGTGGGCGCTATTTTTGCTGGCGTGGTATTTTGCGTCGGTGCCTTTTCTATCCCCATGTTACTGGATCGTAAAGTGGATGCGGTCACGGTGGTACTGTCTTCGATTTCTGCGGTGCTGAGAAATAAAGTAGTGATGGCGGCTTGGGGGCTGGTGATTGTGGTCAGTGTGTTGCTGGGAATTGCGCTGGGTTTTGTTGGTTTGGCGGTCACGTTACCAGTGATTGGTCATGCGACTTGGCATGCGTATCAGGAAGTGATCGATGCATCGGCGTGGGAGCGAAACCCCGGCGTTGGGGAGCAATAG
- a CDS encoding ATP-binding protein, which translates to MITRKITKDVQEYLRHFPSILITGARQVGKSTLAIGLGIEHYVTLDDIATYQSAKADPKGFIMSLQKPVVIDEIQRVPELFVAIKEQIDQDRTPGRFILTGSSNLQGFRNLSDSLAGRIGIIDLYAFNLAEIYGTSGNFIDHAFSGQPFMNNDTPIALERHVIEGGFPEIQSIEHPKTRMLWFASYIRTYIERDLHDVANIRNLDSFMRLYLMLALRSGNLLNKAALGRDSDLDTKTLENYLGILRNTYQISLLKPYFNNAMKRLVKMPKLFMLDSGILCHLLKITTPEALYESREKGAIYETFVMSELIKANTYAQQPVEMSFYRTSDGKEIDFILDNGTKLVAVEIKASQSVSATDFKHIKSFIAEQPDRMKQGIVMYTGERALPFGEYEGVQLWAVPVALAFTGDLVS; encoded by the coding sequence ATGATTACGCGTAAAATTACAAAAGATGTTCAGGAGTATCTCCGGCACTTTCCCTCAATCCTGATTACTGGTGCGCGTCAGGTCGGTAAATCTACACTAGCGATTGGTTTAGGTATTGAGCACTACGTGACCCTTGATGATATTGCCACTTATCAAAGTGCGAAGGCTGATCCCAAAGGGTTTATCATGAGCTTACAAAAGCCTGTGGTGATTGATGAAATTCAGCGTGTTCCGGAATTATTCGTTGCCATTAAAGAGCAAATTGATCAAGACAGAACGCCTGGTAGGTTTATTCTGACTGGCTCCAGCAATTTACAAGGCTTTCGAAACTTGTCAGATTCACTCGCCGGACGCATTGGGATTATTGATCTGTATGCTTTTAATCTGGCAGAGATTTATGGCACTTCCGGCAACTTTATTGATCATGCTTTCTCTGGTCAGCCATTTATGAATAACGATACCCCGATAGCACTTGAGCGACATGTGATCGAAGGTGGTTTTCCGGAGATTCAAAGTATTGAGCACCCGAAAACACGCATGTTGTGGTTTGCCTCCTATATCCGAACTTATATCGAACGCGACCTACACGATGTCGCGAATATTCGAAATCTAGACAGCTTTATGCGCCTTTACCTTATGTTGGCGTTGCGCAGTGGCAACCTATTAAATAAGGCGGCTTTGGGGCGCGACAGCGATCTGGACACCAAGACACTGGAAAATTACCTCGGCATTTTACGCAATACCTACCAGATCAGCTTGCTGAAGCCGTACTTTAATAATGCCATGAAGCGTCTGGTGAAAATGCCCAAACTGTTTATGTTGGACAGCGGTATTCTCTGCCATCTATTGAAAATTACCACGCCGGAAGCCTTGTATGAGTCACGCGAAAAAGGTGCGATTTACGAAACCTTTGTGATGAGTGAGTTAATCAAAGCCAATACTTATGCACAACAGCCTGTGGAAATGAGCTTTTACCGGACTAGTGATGGCAAGGAAATTGACTTTATTCTGGATAATGGCACTAAGCTGGTCGCGGTTGAGATTAAAGCCTCGCAGTCGGTATCAGCAACTGATTTTAAGCATATTAAGTCTTTTATTGCTGAGCAACCGGACCGGATGAAGCAGGGTATTGTGATGTATACCGGTGAGCGTGCATTGCCATTTGGTGAGTATGAAGGCGTTCAACTTTGGGCGGTGCCCGTTGCCTTAGCGTTCACGGGAGACTTGGTCTCATGA
- a CDS encoding acyl-CoA desaturase: MPIDIPRVTSQPRDNTALLGSVHYAPLKSFWISGMYLFAIIGGAMTFSWTALSVFLITSAITLCLGHSLGMHRLLIHNSYECPRWLEYLFVYLGVLVGLAGPIGMLRTHDLRDWAQRQTHCHDYFAHQQSMLRDWYWQLHCDIKLTHPPTFTAEPRIANDQFYQFIEKYWMWQQLPLIILLGALGGISWIIWGVCVRVAVSVTGHWLVGYFAHNEGDKHWHVEGAAVQGHNIKHLGLITMGECWHNNHHAFPGSAKLGLHAGEVDPGWWVLQTLQALGLVWNIKLPEHLAHRPELITSINTDSING; the protein is encoded by the coding sequence ATGCCGATCGATATTCCCAGAGTTACCAGCCAGCCCCGAGACAACACCGCCCTACTCGGTAGCGTTCACTATGCACCGCTAAAATCATTCTGGATATCCGGCATGTATCTTTTCGCCATTATCGGTGGCGCGATGACGTTCAGCTGGACGGCTTTGAGTGTGTTTCTCATCACCTCAGCCATCACGCTGTGCCTTGGCCACTCCCTTGGCATGCATCGCCTGCTCATCCACAACAGTTATGAATGCCCGAGATGGCTGGAATATCTATTCGTGTATCTCGGCGTATTGGTTGGTTTAGCGGGGCCAATCGGCATGTTGAGAACGCATGACCTGCGAGACTGGGCGCAACGCCAAACACATTGCCATGACTACTTTGCGCACCAGCAATCTATGTTACGCGATTGGTACTGGCAGCTGCATTGCGATATTAAGCTCACGCACCCGCCAACCTTTACCGCAGAACCGCGCATCGCCAATGATCAATTTTACCAGTTTATTGAGAAATACTGGATGTGGCAGCAACTCCCCTTGATTATCTTGTTAGGCGCTCTCGGTGGCATTAGCTGGATTATTTGGGGAGTGTGCGTACGCGTTGCTGTGAGTGTGACCGGCCATTGGTTGGTGGGCTACTTTGCGCACAACGAAGGCGATAAGCATTGGCACGTTGAAGGCGCAGCGGTTCAGGGCCACAACATTAAACACCTTGGGCTAATCACCATGGGCGAGTGCTGGCACAATAACCATCACGCCTTTCCCGGCTCGGCTAAACTGGGCTTACACGCCGGTGAGGTTGACCCTGGTTGGTGGGTATTACAAACACTGCAAGCGCTTGGCTTGGTGTGGAATATTAAACTGCCAGAACACTTAGCGCATCGACCCGAACTCATTACCAGCATTAATACGGACAGCATCAATGGATAA
- a CDS encoding type IV toxin-antitoxin system AbiEi family antitoxin, which produces MYENAFLDKVLQALKDNTGITSELLGAANTPYSAAHHDHAISLSKGDVTQAFLVDIKRRPSVSQLTLLLSNDKSNLGVRNDNSEWHYSAKTLLVADYVNPKLSQFLKDNGCNFVDSAGNAYLNFGSVFVYITGNKAPEVLTETKPSRAFQSTGLKLIFALLCHPENIINRSYRDLSEISGVSLGSIGRIINDLKAAGYLSSGENDQRNWADKDGLIKRWVVAYAENLRPKLVLGYYKSLQENWQEAVDIQSYGALWGGEIAADHLTRYLKPEFSTIYTQEKLGKLVLMNGLKEVPEKSSANVEVLQKFWHFDNPQNPGLAPTLLVYADLIASGNSRNIETANIIYQEFLNVSE; this is translated from the coding sequence ATGTACGAAAATGCTTTCTTAGACAAAGTCCTACAGGCGCTTAAAGATAACACTGGCATTACGTCGGAGCTGCTAGGTGCGGCTAATACACCATACAGTGCTGCGCATCATGACCACGCCATCAGTCTAAGTAAGGGCGATGTGACACAAGCATTCCTTGTTGATATCAAACGGCGGCCATCAGTATCGCAACTAACGTTATTACTGAGTAATGATAAAAGCAATTTGGGAGTCCGAAACGATAACAGTGAATGGCACTACAGCGCTAAAACGCTGTTAGTCGCTGACTACGTAAATCCTAAGCTTTCACAGTTTTTAAAAGACAATGGCTGTAATTTTGTCGACAGTGCTGGTAATGCCTACCTGAACTTTGGCTCGGTTTTTGTTTATATAACAGGAAACAAAGCACCAGAAGTACTTACTGAAACAAAGCCCTCAAGAGCATTTCAAAGTACCGGCTTGAAGCTGATATTTGCGCTGCTTTGCCATCCCGAAAATATCATTAACCGCAGTTACCGAGACCTGAGTGAAATCAGTGGTGTTTCATTAGGCTCTATCGGTCGGATTATTAATGATCTGAAAGCCGCAGGATATCTCTCATCAGGAGAGAATGACCAGCGCAATTGGGCAGATAAAGACGGCCTGATAAAGCGCTGGGTTGTCGCGTATGCTGAAAATCTCAGACCTAAGCTTGTATTGGGCTACTACAAGTCACTTCAGGAAAACTGGCAGGAAGCGGTTGATATCCAATCTTATGGCGCGTTGTGGGGCGGTGAAATCGCTGCAGATCATTTAACACGCTATCTTAAGCCCGAGTTTTCTACAATTTATACCCAAGAGAAGCTTGGCAAACTCGTACTAATGAACGGCTTAAAAGAGGTTCCTGAAAAAAGTAGCGCAAATGTAGAAGTGCTTCAGAAGTTTTGGCATTTTGACAATCCTCAGAATCCGGGCTTGGCCCCTACACTGCTGGTCTATGCTGATCTGATCGCTTCAGGAAATTCCAGAAATATTGAAACTGCAAACATCATTTATCAGGAGTTTTTAAATGTCAGTGAATAG